In a genomic window of Candidatus Manganitrophaceae bacterium:
- a CDS encoding insulinase family protein codes for MHRGIGRQKSLRLLLITLLLISSSPLLQAADPALKTESVTLQNGVKVVLVEEHKAPVITFQVWYRVGSRNEITGKTGLSHLLEHMMFKGTQNHGKGEFSRIVAKNGGTENAFTANDYTAYFENFAADRIELSLDLESDRMQNLTMDPKEFQLEREVVKEERRSRTDDDPYSFLIENLYAIAFMVHTYHNPVIGWMSDLDQVTRDDAFQWYKRYYQPNNATIVVVGDFSSKTLLPKIKNYFEKIPKGPEPPQTAPPEPSQIGERRSIVKREAQLPFVFAAFHTPNYQSPDSYALTVLSNVISAGKSSRLYRSLVYQQQIALDAGGHYEGLTTDPELFYIYATARPQASPEEVEEALDDEISRIQMEPVSEQELKKAKNQIEAEFILGSDSNFFRAMRIGTAETVGAGQEYLTHFVENIRKVTAADLQRVAKKYLIEDQRSVGTLLPLAMEEGGSTPNEMPKEGAGPMAPGMPPKGMQ; via the coding sequence ATGCATCGAGGAATCGGTCGGCAAAAATCGCTTCGCCTTCTTCTTATCACCCTACTTCTTATCTCTTCTTCCCCCCTTCTGCAGGCGGCCGACCCGGCCCTCAAGACCGAATCGGTCACCCTCCAGAACGGTGTCAAAGTGGTCCTGGTCGAAGAGCATAAGGCGCCGGTGATCACCTTTCAGGTCTGGTATAGGGTCGGCTCGCGCAACGAGATCACCGGCAAGACCGGACTCTCCCACCTGCTCGAACATATGATGTTCAAAGGAACGCAGAACCATGGAAAGGGAGAATTCTCGCGGATCGTCGCCAAAAACGGCGGGACGGAGAATGCCTTTACCGCCAACGACTACACCGCCTACTTCGAGAACTTCGCCGCCGACCGGATCGAGCTCTCGCTCGATCTCGAATCGGACCGGATGCAAAACCTGACGATGGATCCGAAAGAGTTTCAATTGGAAAGAGAGGTCGTTAAGGAGGAGCGCCGGAGCCGAACCGATGACGACCCTTACTCGTTCCTGATCGAAAATCTGTATGCGATCGCTTTTATGGTCCACACCTATCATAACCCGGTCATCGGCTGGATGAGCGACCTCGACCAGGTGACCCGGGACGATGCCTTCCAATGGTATAAGCGCTACTACCAGCCGAACAATGCGACGATCGTGGTCGTGGGCGATTTCAGCTCCAAAACGCTCCTGCCCAAAATAAAAAACTACTTTGAGAAGATCCCGAAAGGGCCGGAGCCGCCGCAGACCGCTCCCCCGGAACCGTCCCAGATTGGGGAGCGGCGGTCGATCGTCAAACGCGAGGCCCAGCTTCCATTCGTCTTCGCCGCCTTTCACACCCCCAATTACCAGAGCCCCGACAGCTATGCGCTGACCGTCCTCTCGAACGTGATCTCGGCGGGAAAGAGTTCCCGGCTCTATCGAAGCCTCGTCTACCAACAGCAGATCGCGCTCGATGCCGGCGGACATTACGAGGGGCTGACCACCGATCCGGAACTCTTCTATATCTATGCCACCGCCCGGCCTCAAGCCTCGCCGGAGGAGGTGGAAGAGGCGCTGGATGACGAGATCAGCCGGATCCAGATGGAGCCGGTCTCCGAGCAGGAGCTGAAGAAGGCAAAGAACCAAATCGAGGCGGAGTTCATTTTGGGATCCGACTCGAACTTCTTCCGCGCGATGCGGATCGGCACGGCGGAGACGGTCGGCGCGGGGCAGGAGTATCTGACCCACTTTGTAGAAAATATCCGAAAGGTCACCGCCGCCGATCTTCAGCGGGTGGCGAAAAAATACCTCATTGAGGATCAGCGGAGCGTGGGGACCCTCCTGCCGCTTGCAATGGAAGAGGGGGGCTCCACTCCGAACGAAATGCCGAAAGAAGGGGCAGGGCCGATGGCGCCGGGAATGCCTCCAAAGGGGATGCAATGA
- a CDS encoding YHS domain-containing protein: MEKSMIDPVCGMTVTNENVCTDYQGKHFCFCSESCLQTFKKSPEQYVRKAG, translated from the coding sequence ATGGAAAAATCAATGATCGATCCGGTCTGTGGAATGACGGTCACAAACGAGAATGTCTGTACCGATTATCAGGGGAAGCATTTCTGCTTCTGTTCGGAAAGCTGTCTTCAAACTTTCAAGAAATCACCGGAACAGTACGTGCGGAAGGCAGGATAG
- the gltX gene encoding glutamate--tRNA ligase — protein sequence MSDIRVRFAPSPTGFLHIGGARTALFNWLFARHHGGKFFLRIEDTDRSRSTDEAIEAIIDGMRWLGLDWDKWEGSDKNPVRQTDRFDLYRKKVEELLDRGLAYRCYCTAEELDARRKEAMAQGKVPRYDGRCRLLTAPIPGKEAAIRFKASSEGEIVVDDLVKGKVVFDASTVDDLIILRSDGTPTYNFCVVVDDVDMKISHVIRGDDHLNNTPRQIQLYQVLNYPLPRFGHVSMILGADKARLSKRHGATAVQQYRDEGFLPEAMVNYLVRLGWSAKDQEIFSLPELIEKFTIEQVGASAATFNPEKLLWLNAHYIRTVDPKRVAQLLLPHLEQLGVSPEQIDRPRLEQIVIALRERSRTLKEMADLAVHFFVDAVPIDEKAQKVLTPETLPIFKAVHARLAETDFEHTALEEAFRSIGEGLGLKLSQVAQPVRAAVTGKTVSPGIFDVLILLGKEKTLKRLASQIDPLSSPPASK from the coding sequence ATGTCCGACATTCGCGTCCGCTTCGCCCCCAGTCCCACCGGTTTTCTTCACATCGGCGGGGCGCGGACCGCGCTCTTCAATTGGCTTTTCGCCCGGCATCACGGGGGAAAATTCTTTCTTCGGATCGAAGACACCGACCGCTCTCGATCGACCGATGAAGCAATTGAGGCGATCATCGACGGCATGCGGTGGCTCGGGCTCGATTGGGACAAGTGGGAAGGGTCGGATAAAAACCCGGTTCGACAGACCGACCGCTTCGATCTCTATCGGAAGAAGGTCGAGGAGCTGCTCGACCGCGGCCTCGCCTACCGCTGCTACTGCACGGCGGAAGAACTGGATGCCCGCCGGAAAGAGGCGATGGCCCAAGGGAAGGTTCCCCGCTATGATGGCCGGTGCCGCCTGCTGACCGCGCCGATTCCGGGAAAAGAAGCGGCGATCCGGTTTAAAGCCTCGTCGGAGGGAGAGATCGTCGTCGATGACCTGGTGAAGGGAAAGGTCGTCTTCGATGCGAGCACGGTTGATGACCTCATTATCTTACGATCCGACGGAACACCGACGTACAATTTCTGCGTCGTCGTCGATGACGTTGATATGAAGATCTCGCATGTGATCCGGGGCGACGATCATCTGAACAATACGCCGCGGCAGATCCAGCTTTATCAAGTGCTCAACTACCCCCTTCCGCGGTTCGGGCATGTCTCGATGATTCTCGGCGCCGACAAAGCGCGTCTCTCAAAGCGCCACGGCGCCACCGCCGTTCAGCAATATCGCGACGAAGGCTTTCTTCCCGAGGCGATGGTCAACTACCTCGTCCGCCTCGGCTGGTCGGCCAAAGATCAGGAGATCTTCAGCCTGCCGGAGTTGATTGAGAAGTTTACCATCGAACAGGTCGGCGCCTCCGCCGCCACCTTTAATCCCGAAAAGCTCCTTTGGCTCAATGCCCATTATATTCGGACCGTCGATCCAAAGCGGGTCGCGCAGCTCCTTCTGCCCCATCTGGAACAGCTCGGCGTGTCGCCCGAGCAGATCGATCGGCCGCGGCTGGAGCAGATCGTGATCGCGCTCCGCGAGCGCTCTCGGACCCTGAAGGAGATGGCCGACCTGGCGGTTCACTTTTTCGTCGATGCCGTTCCGATCGATGAGAAAGCGCAAAAGGTCTTGACGCCGGAGACCCTTCCGATCTTCAAGGCGGTCCATGCGCGGCTGGCCGAGACCGACTTTGAGCACACCGCGCTGGAAGAGGCGTTCCGGTCGATCGGCGAAGGGCTCGGATTGAAGCTCTCTCAGGTCGCCCAGCCGGTCCGCGCCGCCGTCACCGGCAAGACGGTGAGCCCCGGTATTTTTGATGTGCTGATCCTTCTCGGAAAAGAAAAAACGCTGAAGCGGCTGGCGTCGCAAATCGATCCTCTTTCTTCTCCGCCCGCTTCAAAATAA
- the larE gene encoding ATP-dependent sacrificial sulfur transferase LarE, which yields MTPHRDYDRLFEILREMNSVAVAYSGGVDSALVAKVAHDALASRAVAVTSISPTLPASQLQEAKEVAAGIGIRHLFVESDELQIPGYAENSANRCYLCKGDLYTLLIDVARREGARHIVDGTHLDDLGDIRPGLAAARERGVRSPLVEAGLNKEAVRSLSRVLGLATWDKPASACLSSRFPRGTRITHARLKQIESAEEVLRELGFRQFRVRYYDETARVELAPEELRPLEADRRALLVARIEACGFQQVTFDPAGYRPGGADRPGTEPILLHQIDQMHPIHETK from the coding sequence ATGACCCCCCATCGGGATTACGACCGCCTCTTTGAAATCCTCCGCGAAATGAATTCGGTCGCCGTCGCCTACTCCGGCGGCGTCGACTCCGCCCTCGTCGCCAAGGTCGCACACGATGCGCTGGCGTCGCGCGCCGTCGCGGTCACCTCGATTTCGCCGACCCTCCCCGCCTCTCAACTCCAAGAGGCGAAGGAAGTCGCCGCCGGCATCGGCATCCGCCATCTGTTTGTCGAGTCGGATGAGCTTCAAATTCCCGGCTACGCCGAGAACAGCGCGAACCGCTGCTATCTCTGCAAGGGGGACCTCTACACCCTGCTCATCGACGTGGCCCGGCGCGAAGGGGCAAGACATATTGTCGATGGAACCCATCTCGATGATCTCGGCGACATCCGTCCCGGATTGGCCGCGGCGCGCGAGCGGGGGGTGCGAAGCCCCTTGGTCGAGGCGGGATTGAACAAAGAAGCGGTCCGATCGCTCTCCCGCGTGTTGGGCCTTGCGACGTGGGACAAACCGGCCTCCGCCTGTCTCTCCTCCCGCTTTCCGCGCGGGACACGCATCACGCACGCCCGGCTCAAACAGATCGAGTCCGCCGAGGAGGTTCTTCGCGAGCTCGGATTCCGTCAGTTTCGCGTTCGCTATTATGACGAGACCGCCCGGGTCGAGCTGGCGCCGGAGGAGCTTCGGCCGTTGGAGGCCGACCGGCGCGCCCTCCTGGTCGCCCGGATCGAAGCGTGCGGCTTTCAGCAGGTGACGTTCGATCCCGCCGGATACCGCCCGGGAGGGGCCGACCGGCCGGGAACAGAGCCGATCTTGCTGCATCAGATTGATCAAATGCATCCGATCCATGAAACGAAATAA
- a CDS encoding insulinase family protein — MNVTQKSLRIKFYPLVFAVLSLLLTLAASVPAAEIKPKRIVTENGITLLILERPSLPIVSVTALVRAGSLYDPNNKAGLANLTTSLLDEGTKKRTSTQIADAVDFIGADLSASANEDYMTATLHLLKKDADTGFDLLSDILINPVFDPKEVERVRKSILGTLISEKDQPQAVASRAFRGIVFGEHPYRNPVIGGEETVPNITREEIVSFHRSYFVPNNLILSIVGDVTEKEAVALTKKYFGKWERKQIVFPRVGPPTPFQGKKLELIDKELTQASVMLGHVGIDRANPDYYAVTVMNYILGGGGFSSRMMADIRDNKGLVYSIYSYFEANRYPGEFAVSLQTRSKSTNEAIEGVVQEIARIRKEPVVDRELAEAKAYLVGSFPLRMETTARLAALLASIEYYQLGLDYFEKYPSYINRVTREDVLRVAQKYLDPDHYALVVVAKQSDAQIKELPTATEPTAKPSAAPGAIK; from the coding sequence ATGAACGTCACTCAAAAATCGCTTCGGATCAAATTTTATCCGCTTGTATTTGCAGTCCTCTCCCTTCTGCTGACCCTCGCCGCGAGCGTCCCGGCCGCCGAGATCAAGCCGAAGCGGATCGTCACCGAGAACGGCATCACCCTATTGATTCTGGAGCGTCCCTCGCTTCCGATCGTCAGCGTCACGGCGCTCGTTCGGGCCGGCTCACTCTATGATCCGAACAACAAGGCCGGTCTGGCGAACCTCACCACCTCGCTGCTCGACGAGGGGACGAAAAAGCGAACCTCAACGCAGATCGCCGACGCGGTCGATTTTATCGGGGCCGACCTCTCCGCCTCGGCCAATGAAGATTACATGACGGCGACCCTTCATCTCTTAAAGAAAGATGCCGACACCGGCTTCGACCTCCTCTCGGACATTCTGATCAACCCGGTCTTCGATCCGAAAGAGGTCGAGCGGGTCCGAAAGAGTATCCTCGGCACCCTTATTTCTGAAAAAGACCAACCCCAGGCGGTCGCCTCGCGGGCCTTCCGAGGGATCGTCTTCGGAGAGCATCCTTATCGCAATCCGGTCATCGGAGGCGAAGAGACCGTTCCGAACATCACCCGGGAGGAGATCGTCTCTTTCCACCGATCCTACTTCGTCCCGAATAACCTGATCCTCTCGATCGTCGGCGACGTGACCGAAAAAGAGGCGGTGGCGCTCACCAAGAAATATTTCGGAAAATGGGAAAGAAAACAGATCGTCTTCCCTCGGGTCGGGCCACCCACCCCCTTCCAGGGGAAAAAATTGGAGCTGATCGACAAAGAGCTCACGCAAGCCAGCGTGATGCTGGGACATGTCGGGATCGACCGTGCCAACCCCGACTATTATGCCGTGACGGTGATGAATTATATCCTCGGCGGCGGCGGGTTTTCTTCTCGAATGATGGCCGACATCCGCGACAACAAAGGGCTGGTCTATTCGATCTACTCCTACTTCGAGGCGAATCGCTACCCCGGCGAATTCGCCGTCTCGCTGCAGACCCGCTCGAAGAGCACCAATGAGGCCATCGAAGGGGTGGTCCAGGAAATCGCGCGGATTCGAAAAGAACCGGTCGTCGACAGGGAGCTCGCAGAAGCAAAGGCCTATCTCGTCGGAAGCTTCCCGCTCCGGATGGAGACCACCGCGCGACTGGCTGCCCTCCTCGCCTCGATTGAGTATTACCAATTGGGGCTTGACTATTTTGAGAAATACCCCAGCTACATCAACCGGGTCACGCGCGAAGATGTGTTGCGGGTCGCCCAGAAATATCTCGACCCAGACCATTATGCGTTGGTGGTGGTTGCGAAGCAGAGCGACGCTCAGATCAAAGAGCTGCCGACGGCCACAGAACCGACGGCCAAGCCGAGCGCCGCGCCGGGAGCGATTAAATGA
- a CDS encoding periplasmic heavy metal sensor gives MKKWNLFRGAGICMLLGSMMATTVSAQMMQGGPPAAGGNPHQGGERGRMERPPMGHPSPGGMQGANFFSLQGLKETLGLNDDQAKKLHDLFVDYKKGTIQRQAALQISQIELEEMIAEPKLDLAKIEKKAKDKEAQETDLMMFRIRSMAKAKDFLSDAQFDRFRQMIEMRMMSGMRGGMHGGMSGMMGGSHGSMGMSPHGKGGMGMEKGMMGSGSPHSSGGSSYGDESDDE, from the coding sequence ATGAAAAAATGGAATCTGTTCCGGGGAGCCGGAATCTGTATGTTGTTGGGATCGATGATGGCGACGACCGTCTCTGCGCAGATGATGCAGGGGGGACCGCCGGCGGCGGGAGGAAATCCGCATCAAGGCGGGGAGCGGGGCCGGATGGAGCGGCCGCCGATGGGGCACCCTTCCCCCGGAGGGATGCAGGGGGCCAATTTCTTCAGCCTGCAAGGGTTGAAAGAAACGCTCGGCCTCAATGATGATCAAGCGAAGAAGCTTCACGATCTTTTTGTCGATTATAAAAAAGGGACCATTCAGCGGCAGGCGGCGCTCCAGATCTCCCAGATTGAATTGGAGGAGATGATCGCCGAGCCGAAGCTCGACCTTGCGAAGATAGAGAAGAAAGCGAAAGATAAGGAAGCGCAAGAGACCGACCTGATGATGTTCCGGATCCGCTCGATGGCGAAGGCAAAAGATTTTCTCTCGGATGCGCAGTTTGATCGATTCCGTCAGATGATCGAAATGCGGATGATGAGCGGGATGCGGGGCGGAATGCATGGCGGGATGTCCGGCATGATGGGTGGTTCGCATGGCAGCATGGGAATGTCGCCGCATGGAAAGGGCGGCATGGGGATGGAAAAAGGGATGATGGGCTCCGGATCGCCGCATTCTTCCGGCGGTTCATCCTACGGGGACGAGTCAGACGACGAGTAA